The following are encoded together in the Arcticibacterium luteifluviistationis genome:
- a CDS encoding FG-GAP repeat domain-containing protein, with product MRLSFLSLALILFVFIEFSCSNSDKSERLAERSCGSCHQFPKPELLDKATWQEHVLPRMGAWLGMPDKTMLLRDMKGESIYADGISDKLIPKEPQISDKDWQLIQNYYIDNAPQKLSVTSEPSSYENLETKFSFHTKKLNTLKRPASNTLIHFEKSNNQFYISDQDGLLSTYTSDLQKIDSTKFGSTISSITINKNADFEALLMGRIRPTNEPIGSLVNSNNDDIIKGLFRPVYLEKLDLNQDQQEDYLIANFGYHIGRLSWYEKKDDSFEEHILLPVAGPIKTITEDVNQDGLIDIIVLMTQGNEAVYYFQNLGKGEFKLSQWLTLPPVYGSSDFEWVDVNDDGFKDIIIASGDNGDFSLIRKPYHGVRIFINNKKNNFSEEVFLPLNGATGLAVADFDGDGDLDLAVTANFAEFSENPQRGFVLYDNLGNLQFKPYISNKTDTGRWLVMEKGDFDGDGDIDIILGSHLINLMVERETLIKWKNAQVDLMLLENKTITK from the coding sequence ATGAGATTAAGCTTTCTATCATTAGCTCTTATACTTTTCGTTTTTATTGAATTTTCCTGCTCAAATTCAGACAAGTCTGAAAGATTAGCCGAAAGAAGCTGTGGAAGTTGTCATCAGTTTCCTAAACCAGAATTACTAGACAAGGCTACTTGGCAAGAGCACGTTTTACCCAGAATGGGAGCTTGGCTTGGAATGCCAGACAAAACTATGCTTCTGAGAGATATGAAAGGAGAATCCATTTATGCAGACGGCATTTCGGATAAGTTAATACCAAAGGAACCACAGATATCTGATAAAGACTGGCAGTTAATTCAGAACTATTATATTGACAATGCTCCTCAAAAGCTTTCAGTTACTTCGGAACCTAGCTCTTATGAAAACCTGGAAACTAAATTCAGTTTCCATACCAAAAAACTAAACACCCTTAAAAGGCCAGCATCTAACACTTTAATCCATTTCGAAAAAAGTAATAACCAATTCTATATTTCTGACCAAGATGGTCTTCTGAGTACTTACACCTCAGACCTCCAAAAGATTGATTCTACCAAGTTCGGTAGCACTATCTCATCCATTACTATAAATAAGAATGCTGATTTTGAAGCCTTATTAATGGGTAGAATAAGACCCACAAATGAGCCAATAGGTTCTTTAGTGAACAGTAATAATGACGATATAATTAAAGGTTTGTTTAGACCCGTTTACCTTGAAAAGTTAGACCTAAACCAAGACCAACAAGAAGACTATCTCATTGCTAATTTCGGTTATCATATTGGAAGACTCTCTTGGTATGAAAAGAAAGATGATAGTTTTGAAGAGCATATTCTACTACCTGTAGCTGGCCCTATTAAGACCATAACAGAAGATGTCAATCAGGATGGACTTATAGATATAATAGTCTTAATGACGCAAGGAAACGAGGCCGTGTATTACTTTCAAAACTTAGGAAAAGGAGAATTCAAACTTAGCCAATGGCTCACACTACCTCCAGTATACGGTTCTTCTGATTTTGAATGGGTTGATGTAAATGATGATGGTTTTAAAGACATCATAATAGCCTCTGGTGACAATGGCGATTTCTCATTGATACGAAAGCCTTATCATGGTGTCCGCATTTTCATCAATAACAAGAAAAATAATTTCTCTGAAGAGGTATTCCTTCCTCTCAATGGAGCAACAGGTTTAGCAGTTGCCGACTTTGATGGAGACGGCGACCTCGACCTTGCAGTAACTGCTAATTTTGCAGAATTCTCAGAAAACCCTCAGAGGGGTTTTGTTTTGTATGATAACTTGGGGAATCTTCAATTCAAACCATATATCTCTAATAAAACAGACACAGGTAGATGGCTAGTCATGGAAAAAGGCGATTTTGATGGAGATGGAGATATAGATATAATCCTAGGCTCACATTTAATTAACCTGATGGTAGAGCGAGAAACTCTTATCAAATGGAAAAATGCACAAGTCGATTTAATGCTATTAGAGAATAAAACCATTACTAAGTAA
- a CDS encoding DUF4249 domain-containing protein, which yields MRLKLPPLLKNLLVATLLFTIACVEPYSKSFTVGKTIFIVDGKLTNNASSNYVKLTESIPNSGLSISYLPVEGASVRVIENGNNEINLTEIKAGYYTYPSDFLGIIGNTYKLEFETKNGKHFESLEEVMTPSAPIDKIYHTFDKEAVKTATETLPGQKIYIDTSDPASTRDFYMWDWVLYESQGYCKSCEDALYYNDETTGPLGECRATRFSNNVTYDYNCDRNCWEKITSDKVNVMNDEFSNGKPIIGRLVAEIPIYQKIGALLEVRQYGIPKRVYEYLNLVASQGQNTGGLADTPPATLSGNISSPDDLEQAVAGYFIVSSVSRSLYWLDKSDVPDEVVATGLFNGRKVNPEQAGQDTTRPPLAPCVESDTRTPFQPEGWSTKAQF from the coding sequence ATGAGGCTTAAACTACCGCCACTTCTAAAAAACCTTCTTGTTGCAACATTACTATTTACCATTGCTTGTGTCGAACCATATTCCAAAAGCTTTACAGTTGGTAAAACAATCTTTATTGTTGATGGAAAACTGACAAATAATGCCTCTAGCAATTATGTTAAACTTACAGAGTCCATCCCTAACTCAGGTTTAAGTATTAGCTATTTACCCGTAGAAGGTGCCTCTGTTAGAGTGATAGAAAATGGGAACAATGAAATAAACCTTACCGAGATTAAGGCAGGTTACTATACCTATCCAAGTGATTTCTTGGGAATAATTGGCAATACCTATAAGCTAGAATTTGAAACGAAAAACGGCAAACACTTCGAGTCTTTAGAAGAAGTAATGACGCCCTCCGCTCCAATCGACAAGATCTATCATACTTTTGATAAAGAGGCAGTAAAAACGGCAACCGAAACGCTCCCTGGTCAAAAAATTTACATAGACACCTCTGATCCAGCCTCTACTAGAGATTTTTACATGTGGGATTGGGTTCTTTATGAATCTCAAGGATACTGTAAAAGCTGTGAAGATGCACTTTATTATAACGATGAAACCACTGGCCCACTTGGGGAGTGTAGAGCTACAAGGTTTTCAAATAATGTAACCTACGATTACAACTGCGACAGAAATTGTTGGGAGAAGATAACCTCCGATAAGGTCAATGTGATGAATGATGAATTTTCAAACGGGAAACCTATTATTGGTCGTCTTGTTGCTGAAATTCCAATTTATCAGAAGATTGGTGCTCTATTAGAAGTTAGGCAATACGGAATCCCTAAAAGAGTTTACGAATACCTTAATTTAGTAGCATCACAAGGTCAAAACACTGGAGGTTTGGCAGACACTCCACCTGCTACCCTGTCAGGTAATATTTCAAGCCCAGATGACTTAGAACAAGCAGTAGCGGGCTATTTTATAGTTTCCTCTGTCTCTCGCTCTTTGTACTGGCTTGATAAAAGTGATGTCCCAGATGAAGTGGTAGCCACAGGACTCTTTAACGGAAGAAAGGTAAATCCAGAACAAGCCGGCCAAGACACCACAAGACCACCTCTGGCACCCTGTGTAGAAAGTGACACTAGGACACCGTTCCAACCAGAAGGCTGGAGTACTAAAGCCCAATTTTAA
- the odhB gene encoding 2-oxoglutarate dehydrogenase complex dihydrolipoyllysine-residue succinyltransferase: MAVEMKVPSVGESVTEVTIASWVKKDGDYVEMDEIICELESDKATFELPAEAAGILRIVAQEEETLEIGALVCRIEESAEASPTAETPKVEEPAATTTAAPVAAASGSGEIIEVTVPSVGESITEVTLSSWVKKDGDTVEMDEIICELESDKATFELPSPSAGVIKIIAEEGAVIPVGDLVAKITAGAGASSTAPTPAAASPAAASAPSGGKDTYASGHPSPSAAKILSEKGIDATAVKGTGVDGRVTKEDAQNAQKAAPAKASPAPAAPAPAVSEGDRGQRREKMSSLRKTIAKRLVSVKNETAMLTTFNEVDMKPIMDLRKNYKEKFKDIHGIGLGFMSFFTKACSIALQEFPSINAYIDGNEIVFNDFADISIAVSAPKGLVVPVIRNAEKLSFAGIESEVMRLALKARDGKLTLPEMTGGTFTITNGGIFGSMLSTPIINAPQSAILGMHNIVERPVAINGQVEIRPIMYLALSYDHRTIDGKESVSFLVRLKQLLEDPMRMMLQV; encoded by the coding sequence ATGGCAGTTGAAATGAAAGTACCTTCAGTAGGTGAATCAGTAACGGAAGTTACGATAGCCTCTTGGGTAAAAAAAGATGGTGATTATGTTGAAATGGATGAAATCATCTGCGAACTGGAGTCCGATAAAGCAACTTTTGAATTGCCAGCAGAAGCCGCAGGTATTTTAAGGATTGTAGCTCAAGAAGAAGAAACACTTGAGATAGGAGCATTAGTTTGTAGAATTGAAGAGTCTGCCGAGGCAAGCCCTACAGCTGAAACACCAAAAGTAGAAGAGCCTGCTGCCACAACAACGGCTGCACCCGTTGCTGCTGCTAGTGGTTCTGGTGAAATCATAGAGGTTACTGTACCTAGTGTAGGAGAATCTATTACCGAAGTAACGTTAAGTTCTTGGGTTAAAAAAGATGGTGATACCGTTGAAATGGATGAAATCATCTGTGAATTGGAATCAGACAAAGCCACTTTTGAATTACCTTCTCCAAGTGCTGGAGTAATAAAAATAATTGCTGAAGAAGGTGCTGTAATCCCTGTAGGAGATTTAGTAGCAAAAATAACTGCCGGTGCGGGAGCTAGTTCTACTGCCCCTACCCCTGCTGCTGCAAGTCCAGCAGCTGCAAGTGCTCCTTCTGGAGGAAAAGACACTTATGCTTCTGGTCACCCATCTCCATCTGCTGCCAAGATCCTCTCTGAAAAGGGAATTGACGCTACTGCAGTTAAAGGAACTGGTGTAGACGGAAGAGTTACAAAAGAAGATGCTCAAAACGCTCAAAAAGCAGCTCCAGCAAAAGCTAGTCCTGCTCCAGCAGCTCCCGCTCCTGCTGTTTCTGAAGGAGATAGAGGCCAGCGTAGAGAGAAAATGAGTTCACTTCGTAAGACTATTGCGAAGCGATTAGTTTCTGTTAAAAATGAAACAGCTATGTTAACCACCTTTAACGAGGTTGACATGAAGCCTATCATGGATTTGCGAAAAAACTACAAAGAGAAATTTAAAGACATTCATGGCATAGGCCTTGGCTTTATGTCTTTCTTCACTAAAGCTTGTTCTATTGCTCTTCAAGAATTCCCTTCTATCAATGCTTATATTGATGGTAACGAAATAGTTTTCAACGACTTTGCAGATATTTCTATTGCAGTTTCTGCTCCTAAAGGATTGGTAGTACCGGTAATTAGAAACGCTGAAAAATTATCATTCGCTGGAATTGAGTCTGAAGTAATGCGTTTAGCTTTAAAAGCAAGAGACGGAAAACTTACTCTTCCTGAAATGACTGGAGGAACTTTCACTATTACAAATGGTGGAATATTTGGTTCTATGCTTTCTACTCCTATTATCAATGCTCCGCAATCGGCTATTCTAGGAATGCATAATATAGTAGAAAGACCAGTGGCTATTAACGGACAGGTTGAAATTAGACCTATCATGTATTTAGCTCTGTCTTATGACCACAGAACTATTGATGGAAAAGAGTCTGTTAGTTTCTTAGTTAGACTTAAGCAGTTATTAGAAGACCCAATGAGAATGATGCTTCAAGTTTAA
- the lpdA gene encoding dihydrolipoyl dehydrogenase, giving the protein MDFDVIVIGSGPGGYVAAIRAAQLGKKVAIIEKYDVLGGTCLNVGCIPSKTLLDSSEHYHNAAYHFAEHGIKINTPKVDLKTMIGRKNDVVTKMNNGVEFLMKKNKIKVFNGFGSFVDKNTVKIAKNDGSEEQIKGTNIIIATGSKPMILPFMNYDGKRIITSTEALNLSEIPKNLLVIGAGVIGAELGSVYARLGSKVTFIEFAGGMIPTMDATLGKELQKVLKKQHGAEFNFNTKVTNISNTGKEVEVTAENSKGETVTFSGDYCLVSIGRRAYTDNLNLDAVGITPNKRGMIEVNDHTLETSVPGIYAIGDIIRGAMLAHKAEEEGVLVAETIVGQKPHIHYNLIPGVVYTWPEVASVGATEEELKASGRAYKKGQFPYKALGRAVASGDTDGLVKVLADKETDEVLGVHIIGARAADMIAEGVTAMEFRASAEDLGRISHAHPTYMEAVKEAALAATDNRSIHS; this is encoded by the coding sequence ATGGATTTTGATGTAATAGTAATTGGTTCTGGCCCTGGAGGATATGTAGCGGCAATACGTGCAGCTCAACTAGGAAAAAAAGTAGCTATCATTGAGAAATATGATGTTTTAGGTGGTACATGCCTTAATGTAGGCTGTATTCCTTCAAAAACCCTTTTAGATTCATCTGAACATTATCATAACGCTGCTTACCATTTTGCAGAACATGGTATTAAAATCAACACACCGAAGGTTGATCTTAAAACTATGATTGGCAGAAAAAACGACGTGGTAACCAAGATGAACAACGGCGTTGAGTTTTTAATGAAAAAGAACAAAATCAAAGTATTTAACGGCTTTGGTTCTTTTGTTGATAAAAACACAGTCAAAATTGCAAAAAATGATGGTTCAGAAGAACAAATCAAAGGGACAAACATCATTATAGCGACTGGTTCTAAGCCTATGATTCTTCCATTCATGAATTATGATGGAAAAAGAATCATTACTTCTACGGAAGCTTTAAATCTTTCAGAAATACCTAAAAACCTCTTAGTAATTGGTGCTGGAGTAATTGGTGCCGAATTAGGTTCGGTTTACGCTAGATTAGGTTCTAAAGTTACTTTCATAGAATTTGCAGGAGGCATGATTCCTACAATGGATGCTACTTTAGGAAAAGAGCTTCAAAAAGTACTTAAGAAACAACACGGTGCTGAGTTTAACTTTAACACTAAGGTTACCAACATTTCAAACACAGGAAAAGAAGTAGAAGTAACAGCCGAAAACAGTAAAGGAGAAACAGTAACTTTCAGTGGAGATTACTGTTTAGTGTCTATCGGGAGAAGAGCTTATACGGATAACCTAAACCTAGATGCAGTAGGTATAACTCCTAATAAAAGAGGAATGATAGAAGTGAATGACCATACTCTTGAAACATCTGTACCGGGCATTTATGCCATTGGTGATATAATTAGAGGTGCCATGTTAGCTCACAAAGCAGAAGAAGAAGGTGTACTTGTGGCGGAGACTATAGTAGGTCAAAAACCACATATTCATTATAATTTAATTCCTGGTGTAGTTTACACTTGGCCTGAAGTAGCTTCTGTAGGTGCTACAGAAGAAGAATTAAAAGCTTCTGGTAGAGCTTACAAAAAAGGTCAATTTCCTTACAAAGCTCTTGGTAGAGCAGTTGCCAGTGGAGACACTGATGGCTTAGTAAAAGTATTGGCAGACAAAGAAACAGACGAAGTATTAGGCGTACATATTATTGGTGCTAGAGCAGCAGATATGATTGCTGAAGGTGTTACTGCTATGGAATTTAGAGCCAGTGCAGAAGACCTTGGAAGAATATCGCATGCCCACCCTACTTACATGGAAGCCGTAAAAGAAGCTGCATTAGCGGCTACCGATAACAGGTCTATTCATTCGTAA
- a CDS encoding sialate O-acetylesterase, translating into MKLPHILTALFLFLESNILFAQVSFTEFPEDMQLYSRSENDTALVDIVGTIENSDYQKAVVKLFLDNKLSASFNIDGMKTDSEVSFQIPIKAQLAEYTFEFWLKNSSDSLLVKSAKKVLCGDAFVIYGQSNAVSYPNYWVLNDSISKKYTRNYVHYFGSSHKDDGWHDATFPEVGSLGKWFVKSYTEREQVPILVINASLGGTNLKYLIERNPELLHEVHRPYGLMLKRIFDSKVKSIKGFIFLQGESEATTSLNDVNAYPELFREFKTSLSLDAPPIERFYVYQLGVMNVHALWEAGKLREFKRQLPKFYNDVSVVPATGIGYYDFDGLHYSLAGYGLLAKWLFNSYQAFEYGLKQYESPDLKKVINLKGEKKLKLVFNQEVTVKDSINFGYYTSYMKDQFYGGRVSGFVNSIEREGKNIFLHYESLPAQTLTYLPGFFNDPEGKPYSGPYIKNRLGTPVLTFYEVEIQDELPKPIVDNSSNNGNSIELFLNESRARECKACELEISYLTDSGPVFLKSVASQDLKVNLLRSDFETLNDILILRYISEFSESEATAISLRGEEVIDEDQDGIPDNLDNCTDKKNFGQTDFDNDGVGDTCDLDADGDLVPDDEDNCLLQINPSQPELLVRDGNLIYSSLLATQYHWVVNGTYSETTNDNLYIVRDSSEYAVIIADRSGCNSVISEALRVFTPDEIVLLGNQEDLNSIVYPIPSQSRLNYMSAHKDLYRAELYTMNGKLLKEYKLKGNEGQFNLNGVSEGSYLLVFYDRANKKLFTKKIIKQN; encoded by the coding sequence ATGAAGCTTCCGCATATACTTACTGCTTTATTTTTGTTTTTAGAGAGCAATATTCTTTTTGCTCAGGTCTCTTTTACTGAATTCCCTGAGGATATGCAGCTTTACTCTCGGAGTGAAAATGATACTGCATTAGTAGATATAGTAGGAACAATTGAGAATTCGGATTATCAAAAGGCTGTGGTGAAGCTTTTTCTTGATAATAAACTTTCAGCGAGTTTTAATATTGATGGCATGAAAACAGATTCTGAAGTTAGTTTTCAGATTCCCATTAAAGCTCAGTTGGCAGAATACACTTTTGAGTTTTGGTTGAAAAACTCAAGTGACTCTTTATTGGTTAAGTCTGCAAAAAAAGTGTTGTGTGGTGATGCGTTTGTTATCTATGGTCAGTCTAACGCCGTTTCTTACCCAAACTATTGGGTGCTCAATGATAGTATTTCAAAAAAATACACAAGAAACTATGTACATTATTTCGGCAGTTCACACAAAGATGATGGATGGCATGATGCCACTTTTCCTGAGGTGGGGAGCCTTGGGAAATGGTTTGTCAAAAGCTATACAGAAAGAGAGCAAGTTCCCATTTTAGTGATTAATGCTTCTTTAGGCGGTACTAACTTAAAATACCTCATCGAAAGAAATCCTGAACTCTTGCATGAAGTACACAGACCTTATGGCTTAATGTTAAAAAGAATTTTTGACAGCAAAGTGAAGTCTATTAAAGGTTTTATTTTTCTTCAAGGAGAGTCAGAGGCAACTACCAGCCTGAATGATGTAAATGCCTATCCAGAATTATTTAGGGAATTTAAAACTTCCCTATCACTTGATGCTCCGCCAATAGAAAGGTTTTATGTGTACCAGTTAGGCGTTATGAATGTTCATGCTCTTTGGGAGGCTGGAAAACTAAGAGAGTTTAAAAGACAGTTGCCTAAGTTTTATAATGACGTTTCTGTGGTTCCTGCCACAGGAATTGGTTATTACGATTTTGACGGTTTACATTATAGTTTAGCTGGCTATGGTCTTTTAGCCAAATGGCTTTTTAATAGTTATCAAGCTTTTGAGTATGGTTTAAAGCAGTATGAAAGTCCTGACTTGAAGAAAGTTATAAATCTGAAGGGCGAGAAAAAGCTTAAACTAGTTTTTAACCAAGAAGTAACTGTAAAAGACAGTATTAATTTTGGCTATTATACAAGCTATATGAAAGACCAGTTTTATGGAGGTAGAGTATCTGGATTTGTAAACTCTATTGAGCGTGAAGGCAAAAATATTTTTCTTCATTATGAGAGTCTACCAGCCCAAACGCTCACATATTTACCAGGCTTTTTTAATGACCCAGAGGGCAAGCCTTATAGTGGACCATATATTAAAAACAGGCTAGGTACACCGGTTTTAACTTTTTATGAGGTGGAGATTCAGGATGAATTACCAAAACCGATTGTTGATAATTCCAGTAATAATGGTAATTCTATTGAGCTTTTTTTAAATGAATCTAGAGCTAGGGAATGTAAAGCTTGTGAGCTTGAAATAAGTTATTTGACTGATAGTGGTCCCGTTTTTCTTAAATCTGTAGCTAGTCAAGATTTAAAGGTAAATTTGTTAAGGTCAGACTTTGAGACGTTGAATGATATATTGATTTTAAGGTACATCAGTGAGTTTTCGGAGTCGGAAGCTACTGCTATTAGTTTAAGGGGAGAAGAAGTAATAGATGAAGACCAAGATGGTATTCCTGATAATTTGGACAACTGTACTGACAAGAAAAATTTTGGTCAAACTGATTTTGATAATGATGGAGTAGGCGATACCTGTGATTTAGATGCCGACGGTGATTTAGTGCCTGACGATGAAGACAATTGTTTGCTTCAGATAAATCCTTCGCAGCCAGAACTTCTAGTAAGAGATGGTAACCTTATATATTCATCTTTACTTGCCACGCAATATCATTGGGTAGTGAATGGTACTTACAGTGAAACCACAAATGATAATTTATATATAGTGCGAGATTCTTCAGAATATGCGGTGATCATAGCGGATAGGAGTGGCTGTAATAGCGTGATTTCAGAAGCTTTAAGAGTATTTACTCCAGACGAAATTGTTCTTCTTGGAAATCAAGAGGATTTAAATTCGATAGTTTATCCAATACCAAGTCAATCTAGGTTGAATTATATGTCAGCTCATAAAGACCTGTATAGAGCTGAACTTTATACAATGAATGGTAAGCTGCTGAAAGAATATAAACTAAAAGGCAATGAAGGGCAGTTTAACTTAAATGGAGTAAGCGAGGGGTCTTATTTATTAGTCTTTTATGATCGAGCCAATAAGAAGCTGTTTACAAAAAAGATAATTAAGCAAAATTAG
- a CDS encoding TonB-dependent receptor has product MKYIITLVLSLAALGSAFSQQSYILKGSVLDSADKTPLIGATVTIDYGDQTDFVKEDGSFTFVLPKKEVVIIVRYIGYVPFRKNITLPLDNFVIELKLVENTLQEVIVSGTGSENVKRPMMGVTSLSMKSVEKLPTALGEVDLLKGLQMLPGISSVGEASNGVNVRGGTTDQNLFLLEDTPIFNPTHMFGLFSAFPSEAISKFDLYKGNVPARFGGRAAGVLDVKLLNPSMDKFKMKGGISLVSTKLMAEVPIIKNKMALMISGRGSFNDFLFPIVSDKLKDLKAKFADGAAKLFYQVNDKHTLSLAAYYSYDFFQTEMLGSIANINASASQFQYETTNFSGKWFYNISEKANIQTTLVSSYYQPNTLLPEIDSDNVVKIRQSVDYKQIKSNLNLYRGKHNFELGVDAVRYSINPGNIEPGTSESVLPISTPIENGIELGASIEDVIEINSRTNLSVGLRYSQFLSMGAANVNIYEENEPRDEISVLETIAYNKGEVAQSYGGFEPRVGFSFLIDDKNSIKAGYNLARQYLQIVSNTTTPIPTSRWKLSDLNIKPQVSQLVSLGYFRNSSGNVFEYSVEGYYRKTDNIIDYKPGADFLLNQTPETEILQGVNSSYGAEFMVSKKKGEVTGWVNYTYARSINQIDEGPLLSQRVNYGQKYSANYDRPHTLNAAVVINQGSHHDFSFNFTYSTGRPFTSPQGYIKYSNQVLPFYFLRNDTRLPDYHRLDFAWNIYNPQLRNKKFKGNFAFSVYNLYGRKNAYSIFFRSENNLLKPYKLTIFGAPIVSLAYKFTFNH; this is encoded by the coding sequence ATGAAATATATAATCACCCTAGTATTAAGCTTAGCTGCCCTAGGTTCAGCCTTTTCTCAGCAGAGTTACATCCTTAAAGGTTCTGTATTAGATAGTGCAGACAAAACTCCTCTTATAGGTGCCACTGTAACCATAGATTACGGAGATCAAACCGATTTTGTAAAAGAAGATGGTAGCTTCACCTTTGTACTACCTAAAAAAGAGGTGGTAATAATAGTGAGATATATTGGCTATGTACCCTTCCGTAAAAATATTACACTTCCTCTTGACAATTTTGTAATAGAACTTAAACTGGTAGAAAACACGCTACAAGAAGTTATTGTAAGTGGTACCGGTAGTGAAAATGTAAAAAGACCTATGATGGGTGTAACCTCTCTTAGCATGAAGTCTGTAGAAAAACTACCTACTGCTTTGGGTGAAGTTGATCTATTAAAAGGCTTACAAATGCTACCTGGAATTTCCAGTGTTGGTGAAGCATCTAATGGGGTTAACGTAAGAGGTGGAACTACAGACCAAAACCTTTTTTTACTAGAAGACACTCCTATTTTTAACCCTACACATATGTTCGGTTTGTTTTCTGCATTCCCCTCTGAAGCCATATCTAAGTTTGATCTTTATAAAGGAAATGTACCTGCACGTTTTGGTGGTAGGGCCGCTGGTGTTCTAGATGTAAAGCTATTGAACCCGTCCATGGACAAATTCAAAATGAAAGGTGGTATTAGCTTGGTTTCAACTAAGTTAATGGCTGAAGTTCCTATTATAAAAAACAAAATGGCTTTAATGATATCGGGAAGAGGCTCTTTTAATGATTTCTTGTTCCCCATAGTATCTGATAAGCTTAAAGATTTAAAAGCAAAATTTGCTGATGGTGCCGCCAAACTCTTTTATCAGGTAAACGATAAGCACACGCTTTCTTTAGCTGCCTATTATAGCTATGATTTCTTTCAAACAGAAATGCTTGGCTCTATAGCAAATATTAATGCTTCGGCATCTCAGTTCCAATATGAAACCACAAACTTTTCAGGAAAATGGTTTTATAACATAAGCGAAAAGGCCAATATCCAAACCACGCTGGTCAGTTCTTACTATCAACCAAATACTTTATTACCTGAAATAGACAGTGACAATGTTGTTAAAATAAGACAGAGTGTAGACTACAAACAAATAAAGTCAAACCTTAATCTTTATAGAGGAAAACACAATTTTGAACTAGGTGTAGATGCAGTAAGATATAGTATCAACCCTGGAAATATTGAACCAGGAACTAGCGAAAGCGTATTGCCGATAAGTACTCCAATTGAGAATGGAATAGAGTTAGGAGCAAGTATTGAGGATGTGATTGAAATTAATTCAAGAACTAACCTTTCTGTTGGATTAAGATATTCTCAATTCTTATCTATGGGAGCGGCGAATGTGAATATTTATGAAGAAAACGAACCTCGTGATGAAATCTCAGTACTGGAAACTATTGCCTACAACAAAGGTGAAGTAGCACAGAGCTATGGTGGTTTTGAACCACGTGTAGGCTTTAGTTTTTTGATAGATGATAAGAATAGCATAAAGGCCGGTTATAACCTCGCTAGGCAATACCTGCAGATTGTATCTAACACCACAACTCCTATTCCAACATCCAGATGGAAACTATCTGACTTAAACATTAAACCTCAGGTAAGCCAGCTTGTTTCATTAGGTTATTTTAGAAACTCAAGCGGTAACGTGTTTGAGTATTCAGTAGAGGGTTATTACAGAAAAACAGACAATATCATTGACTATAAACCTGGGGCAGACTTTCTATTAAACCAAACTCCAGAAACAGAAATATTACAGGGTGTAAACTCTTCTTACGGAGCTGAATTTATGGTTTCCAAGAAAAAGGGCGAAGTAACAGGCTGGGTTAATTATACCTATGCTCGCTCTATTAATCAAATAGATGAAGGGCCACTTTTGAGCCAAAGAGTAAATTATGGCCAGAAGTATTCTGCTAACTATGACCGCCCTCATACTCTAAATGCTGCAGTAGTTATCAATCAAGGCTCTCACCATGATTTCTCATTTAACTTCACTTATTCCACAGGTAGACCATTCACATCTCCGCAGGGTTACATTAAATACAGTAATCAAGTATTACCATTTTACTTTTTAAGAAATGACACTCGTTTACCTGATTATCATCGTTTAGATTTTGCTTGGAATATTTATAATCCGCAGCTTAGAAATAAAAAATTCAAAGGGAATTTTGCCTTTTCTGTTTACAATCTGTATGGCCGTAAAAATGCTTATTCTATATTCTTCAGGTCAGAAAACAATCTTTTGAAACCTTATAAATTGACAATTTTTGGAGCACCAATAGTTTCTTTAGCCTATAAATTTACTTTTAATCATTAA